One genomic region from Reichenbachiella ulvae encodes:
- a CDS encoding glycoside hydrolase family 3 protein has product MNWKTQLRLSTLVLVLTYTMIRCTTVSKPNDYQNTELSAEERATDLVAQMTLQEKVSQMRYDAPAVPRLGIPRYNWWNECLHGVGRAGEATVFPQAIGMGATWDTNLMSEVATAISDEARAKHHRFVKEDKRGIYQGLTFWTPNINIFRDPRWGRGQETYGEDPFLTSSMGVEFIKGLQGDDPKYLKLVATAKHFAVHSGPERSRHEDNYQTSDKDLHETYLPAFKAAIKEANVQSVMCAYNRYRDEACCGSNLLLTNILKNEWGFDGYVVSDCWAINDFYMEGRHGVSATAPKASALAVKSGTDLNCGDTFDPNLSEAVLKELIDEEEVDQALIRLMTARFRLGMFDDESLVPFSEIPYSVVASEKHLGLSRQAALESMVLLKNEGNVLPLSKELKSVAVIGPNANDKQSLLGNYHGTPNNQITPYAGIKAKLPNAEVRYAKGSDVATGWPLLSLIPAENLQSNGKKGLSAEYFPNANWEGKPSISRVDEQIDFVWMKEKPIKEMVSDTFTVRWSGKLIAPESAKYRIGFRACNNAKVFIDGEKKIDFNDDHKPVMKYYDMDLKEGQAYEIQIDYYNFHTDPQAQLLWAKLDEDLLTPAKQIASESDVVVLCLGLTPDIEGEEMPVVLEGFDSGDRSDIVLPAAQRKLLNEIVQIGKPTIVVLMNGSAVAVNEAAAKVPAILEAWYPGEFGGEAIADVLFGDYNPGGKLPVTFYQSVDDLPDFKSYDMSNRTYKYFEGTPLFPFGHGLSYSSFSYEDVKVSETSAGENMTVSATLSNTGAMAGDEVVQVYVSHKENNPDAAIRTLVAFERVHLGAGESKEVSFEIPAERYADIDEDGKRIKESTRLRLSVGGKQPGMEGLADAATTSVVTMDVEIK; this is encoded by the coding sequence ATGAATTGGAAGACGCAATTGCGCCTAAGTACCTTGGTATTGGTACTTACTTACACAATGATTCGATGCACTACTGTATCGAAACCAAACGACTATCAAAACACTGAACTCAGTGCAGAAGAAAGAGCAACAGATCTAGTTGCACAAATGACCCTGCAAGAGAAAGTATCGCAGATGCGCTATGATGCGCCAGCGGTACCAAGATTAGGAATACCAAGATACAATTGGTGGAACGAATGCTTGCACGGAGTAGGCAGGGCGGGAGAAGCCACAGTTTTTCCACAGGCCATTGGCATGGGGGCTACCTGGGATACCAACTTGATGTCCGAAGTAGCTACCGCCATTTCAGATGAAGCCAGGGCCAAGCATCATCGCTTTGTCAAAGAAGACAAAAGAGGGATTTATCAAGGGCTGACTTTTTGGACTCCCAATATCAATATCTTTAGAGATCCGAGATGGGGTAGAGGTCAGGAGACCTATGGTGAAGATCCGTTCCTTACCAGTAGTATGGGAGTGGAATTCATCAAAGGGTTGCAAGGAGATGATCCCAAATATTTGAAACTCGTAGCTACTGCCAAGCATTTTGCTGTACACAGTGGTCCAGAGCGTTCCAGACATGAGGACAACTATCAGACCTCTGACAAAGATCTCCACGAAACTTATTTACCAGCATTTAAAGCAGCCATCAAAGAAGCCAATGTGCAGTCTGTGATGTGTGCTTATAACCGCTACAGAGATGAGGCCTGCTGCGGTAGCAATTTGCTACTGACTAATATCCTTAAAAACGAATGGGGATTTGATGGTTATGTGGTTTCTGATTGCTGGGCGATCAATGACTTTTATATGGAAGGGAGACATGGTGTGTCGGCTACAGCTCCTAAAGCATCTGCATTGGCGGTAAAGTCTGGAACAGATTTGAACTGTGGTGATACTTTCGATCCTAATCTCAGTGAAGCTGTTTTGAAAGAATTGATTGATGAAGAAGAGGTGGATCAAGCTTTGATTCGATTGATGACTGCTAGATTCAGATTAGGAATGTTTGACGATGAGTCACTTGTTCCCTTTTCGGAGATTCCATATAGTGTAGTGGCCAGCGAAAAACATTTAGGATTGTCGAGGCAAGCGGCTTTGGAATCGATGGTGTTGCTGAAGAATGAGGGCAACGTACTGCCGTTAAGCAAGGAATTGAAAAGTGTGGCGGTTATAGGACCTAATGCCAATGACAAGCAATCCCTTTTGGGCAACTATCACGGCACGCCTAATAATCAAATCACCCCATATGCGGGAATCAAGGCTAAGTTGCCCAACGCAGAAGTGCGATACGCTAAAGGTTCGGATGTTGCTACGGGCTGGCCATTGTTGTCTTTAATCCCCGCAGAGAATTTACAGTCCAACGGAAAGAAAGGCCTATCAGCAGAATATTTTCCTAATGCCAACTGGGAAGGTAAACCTTCAATCAGTCGAGTGGATGAGCAAATTGATTTTGTTTGGATGAAAGAGAAACCGATCAAGGAAATGGTTTCCGACACATTTACTGTGCGATGGAGTGGGAAATTGATAGCCCCTGAATCAGCCAAATACCGTATCGGTTTCCGTGCATGCAACAATGCCAAGGTATTCATAGATGGAGAGAAGAAGATCGACTTCAATGATGACCACAAGCCTGTAATGAAATATTATGATATGGATTTGAAAGAAGGTCAGGCTTATGAGATTCAGATCGACTATTACAATTTTCATACAGATCCACAGGCACAGCTGCTTTGGGCCAAGCTGGATGAAGATCTTTTGACTCCAGCTAAGCAAATAGCCAGCGAATCAGATGTCGTGGTATTGTGTCTGGGACTGACACCAGATATCGAAGGAGAGGAAATGCCTGTAGTACTGGAAGGATTTGATTCTGGTGATAGATCGGACATCGTACTACCTGCGGCGCAAAGAAAACTGCTCAATGAAATCGTTCAGATCGGTAAACCAACCATAGTGGTATTGATGAATGGTAGTGCTGTAGCGGTGAATGAAGCGGCTGCAAAAGTTCCAGCTATTTTGGAAGCCTGGTATCCTGGGGAATTTGGAGGTGAGGCCATTGCAGATGTGCTCTTTGGTGACTACAACCCTGGAGGGAAGCTGCCTGTTACCTTTTATCAATCTGTAGATGATCTTCCTGACTTCAAATCATATGATATGAGCAACCGAACCTATAAGTATTTTGAGGGGACGCCACTGTTTCCATTCGGTCATGGGCTTAGCTATAGCAGCTTTAGCTATGAAGATGTGAAGGTTTCTGAAACTTCGGCGGGTGAAAATATGACTGTCAGCGCCACATTGAGCAATACAGGAGCTATGGCTGGTGACGAAGTGGTTCAGGTTTATGTCTCGCACAAAGAGAACAATCCAGATGCCGCAATTAGAACATTGGTGGCCTTCGAAAGAGTCCACTTAGGTGCGGGAGAAAGCAAGGAGGTAAGCTTCGAAATACCTGCCGAACGATATGCAGATATCGATGAAGATGGAAAGAGAATCAAGGAATCAACTCGCCTTCGATTGAGTGTTGGAGGAAAGCAGCCAGGAATGGAAGGTTTGGCTGATGCAGCGACTACCTCAGTAGTCACTATGGATGTAGAAATCAAATAG